AAAAAGAAAAGAGGTACTTACAATAGAAGCCGAAAATCTGAAAATCAGGATGAATGACAACAAGCAGGAAGAGATCATAGAACTTGGTAAAAAGAATGATCCTGAATTTTTGAATCATTTTAAAGAAGCTTATCCTGAATTTATAGATCAACTTTTAATAATTAATCCTGGTCTTGAAAGTTCTGAATTGATTTTTTGTGCGATGCTGAAACTGCATTTTACATCCAAAGAAATTGCAAATTATACTTTGGTTCAGCACAGAAGTGTCCAGCAGAAAAAATACAGAATCAGAAAGAAACTGAATATTCCCGGAGAAACAGATATTTATCATTTCTTTGATACTTTGAAATAATTCAAAAAAAAACTGTCTGATTCATTATGTCAGACAGTACTCGAAATATTCTCTTTTCACCACTTGGATTTTTTTAGTGGTCTCTTTGTTCAAATATGAAAATTTTTAACGAAAACAAGAAAAAAAGCTATACTACACGAATACTACATCGTGTTTTTATGTTTTTAATCAATTGATAATTAGTGTGTTGTTTTTTTATGTTGGATTTATTGTTTTTTTTTAAAATAAAGAACCAACAACTTTAAAACAGCTCGTTTTTTAGCTTATATTTTTAAATAATGTGCTCTTTGAAAATATTTTTTAGTCTGATTTTCAATATTTTTTTACCAGTATCTTGATAAAAACTTTCAAATAATTTCACCTTTTCAAAATTTTTATGGATTAAATAAATAATTAGGATTAAAATATAAATCACTGATATTTAATTATTTATAATCATGTTGTATCTATGTAGTATCATCTTTTTTTGTTTTTTATTCAAAAAATATAAGTTTTGTAAGGAGTTTTGTTGTGAATATCATATGATATGTTTCGTTTTGTTGAATTTATGATAATGATTGTTTGGTGTCTTTAAAGGCAGAAGTTAAATGATACTTTCAATAAAAATTGCAATATACTCTCCCAAAATAACTTTAAATAGCTTTATGAAAAAAAGAATTTTATTAGTTTGCGCGCTAGCGTCTTGTTTTACGGTTTTCAATGCTCAGAGATGGGAATCTGTCTCTCAAAAAAACTCACAGATAAGAACAGAAATAGAAGTACAGCATTCTTACAGAGTGGATCTGAAGTCTCTTAGAGAGATGCTGAAAAATGCTGAAGAAACGGGAAAAAATGCACGTCCTGTTATTATTTCTTTACCAACAGTAGAAGGAAAGATTGAAAAATTTGCTGTCTATAGCAATCCTGTAATGGATAAATCACTTGCAGACAAATATCAGCTGGGATCATATGTGGGAATTGGTGTAGATGATTCTTCTAAGTATTTAAGATTCAGTACATCCCCGAATGATATGCAGTCTATGATCATCAAAGACGGTGTGTTTCAGTTTATAGAACCCATAAGCAAAGATAAACAAACTTATGGTGTATTTTATAAAACAAAGGAAAAAGGAGACATGCATGGGTTTGAATGTGATACGGAGCATGATCTTAAAGATATTGGTAAATTGGTGGAAAATGGGAAAAAGATGCTTTCCAATGTAGGAATTACAAAAAGACCTACTAATACCAAATATAGAACTTTCAGAATGGCTATTGCTGCTACCGGTGAATATACACAATTTCATGGTGGTACAGCTGCCGGAGCGGTTGCAGCTATTAATAACACAATGACAAGAATCAATGGGGTTTTTGAAAGAGATTTCGGAGCTCACTTTAATGTTCTGGATCTTCCTGGAATTATTTATACAGATCCTGCTACTGATTTTTATACCCCTCAGGCCGCTGCAAATGATCCGTCACTAAACTTACAGCTTCAACAAAAACTTACAGCAGATGTAGGAAATGCAAACTATGATATTGGGCACGTATTTCATTGTAATGCAGGACAAAGCAGAAATGGAAACGCGGGAGGGATAGGAATTGTTTGTACCAATCCCGCAACTAATAATTCTTTAGCAAAAGGATCTGCTTTTTCAATGAGCCCTGATCCTGTAGGAGAAGTATTTGATTTAATGGCAGCTCACGAAATGGGGCACCAGTTGGGTGCTAACCATACCTTTTCTATGAGAACCGAAGCTTCGGGAGCTAATGTAGAGCCTTGGGGAGGAACAACGATCATGGGATATCCTGGAATTACACAAGATAATATTCAGGCAAATATGGATGGTTATTTCCATTATAAATCTATTTCACAGGTATTAAATAATTTGGAAGCTAAAGTAGGATGTGGTATTGCTACTGATATCATAAACAATACTGCACCAGTGATTACACCACTTACTAATTATTCTATTCCTAAAGGAACGGCCTATTATCTGGATGCTGTAGCAGCAGATGCAGAAAGTGACCCTGTTACCTATACATGGGAACAATATAATAGTGTAGGAGACAGGAATACAATTTCCGGAGACAGCGGATGGGGCTATAATGCAGAAGGAGCTATCGCAAGATCTTTGCCGGGAACAGCTAACAGCAGAAGATATTTCCCTAAGCTGGAAACTGTATTGAATGGCGTACTGACAGACAAACAAGTATGGGAAACCGTTTCCTATATCCCAAGAACATTGAATTATGCAGTAACAGTAAGAGATCAGAATGCGTTAAGACCAATGACCTCCACCGCTGAAACAGCTGTGACAGTAGGTGCTGACGGACCTTTCAAATTCAGTGGACTTACAACAGCATCTGTCTTATACAATGATGCATCCAATACCATCACGTGGGATGTTGCAAACACCAATAATGCTCCTTATAATGTAGCCACTGTAAAAATAGATTATACAACCAATAATGGGACTACATGGTCAGACCTGATAGCTTCTACACCCAATACGGGAAGCTATGCTGTACAAATGCCGGCTAATGTAACTGGTACTGTTAAATTAAGAATATCAGCAGTAGGTAATGTTTTTTATGCAGTATCTCCTGCTGTAACAGTAGGAACATCTCCTACTTCTCCTGCTGCTGCTCCAACAGGGGTATCTGCAATAGGTACAGAAGTTTTGAAAACGACTGCAAGAATATCCTGGAATAAAGTACCGGGAGCTACTTA
The window above is part of the Chryseobacterium sp. MA9 genome. Proteins encoded here:
- a CDS encoding reprolysin-like metallopeptidase; translation: MKKRILLVCALASCFTVFNAQRWESVSQKNSQIRTEIEVQHSYRVDLKSLREMLKNAEETGKNARPVIISLPTVEGKIEKFAVYSNPVMDKSLADKYQLGSYVGIGVDDSSKYLRFSTSPNDMQSMIIKDGVFQFIEPISKDKQTYGVFYKTKEKGDMHGFECDTEHDLKDIGKLVENGKKMLSNVGITKRPTNTKYRTFRMAIAATGEYTQFHGGTAAGAVAAINNTMTRINGVFERDFGAHFNVLDLPGIIYTDPATDFYTPQAAANDPSLNLQLQQKLTADVGNANYDIGHVFHCNAGQSRNGNAGGIGIVCTNPATNNSLAKGSAFSMSPDPVGEVFDLMAAHEMGHQLGANHTFSMRTEASGANVEPWGGTTIMGYPGITQDNIQANMDGYFHYKSISQVLNNLEAKVGCGIATDIINNTAPVITPLTNYSIPKGTAYYLDAVAADAESDPVTYTWEQYNSVGDRNTISGDSGWGYNAEGAIARSLPGTANSRRYFPKLETVLNGVLTDKQVWETVSYIPRTLNYAVTVRDQNALRPMTSTAETAVTVGADGPFKFSGLTTASVLYNDASNTITWDVANTNNAPYNVATVKIDYTTNNGTTWSDLIASTPNTGSYAVQMPANVTGTVKLRISAVGNVFYAVSPAVTVGTSPTSPAAAPTGVSAIGTEVLKTTARISWNKVPGATYSVNYRKVGTASWSNTTSAANSVLLSNLEDETNYEVQVAAVVNSVPGAFSANYAFKTKGLRTGTDYCLMTTGGNGGNFNSGLVKLTLSNLAYVYTGLDVYKTYLDFSEDATKVVNLTKGTQYTASFRNLAGGNYNDWLEIWIDYNRNGVFESSEKVVTSGALPFYAAAAQAYLRDGNVTFTVPDTAYSGDKLLRMRVASTFFNAASGPCGSPTVPVNGGGIVSVGSFRDFSVKISENANLAVREAVDAKYSEIAIYPNPADTFVEVKNLKGKADYKIYSADGRLVQEGKIEGKINVASLVKGMYVITIKDDKNTYNTKLIKK